In Molothrus ater isolate BHLD 08-10-18 breed brown headed cowbird chromosome 26, BPBGC_Mater_1.1, whole genome shotgun sequence, the DNA window acgTAAGGAAGTGGCAAAGGGATTGACAGCAGATTGCAGTGAGGTGAGTCACGAGACTGGGACAAGGATGTGGTGCATCAGGTGGGATAACTGCAGCATCTGAGGATACAGCAAGTGTAGAACAGCCAGAATCACTGAATATtccaggtgggaagggacctgtgacagtgttcacaggggtccaaggatgagggaagagacgaggatctgactccatgtttcagaaggcttcattattttatgatatatattacattaaaactatactaaaagaatagaagaaaggatttcatcagaaggctggctaagaatagaaaaagaaagaataaataacaaaagcttgtgtctcggacaaagagtccgagccagctgggctgtgattggccattaattagaaacaaccaacatgagaccaatcacagacccacctgttgcattccacagcagcagataatcaatgtttacattgtgttcctgaggcctctcagcttctcaagaggaaaaatcttaaagaaaagatttttcaggaaatatcaTAGCTAcagggacccacaaggatctcAAGTCCAGCAGCAAAAGCTTGGGTGGGAGTGGCTCTGCTTAGTGCCATGCACCAACTTCATGAAATCAGATTGAATTACTCAAAGGATGATTTACTCAAATGTTCTTCCCcccgaggctgctgggcactgcccaggctccccagggaatggtgccaaggctgccagagctccaggagctctcagggatgctcagggtggggttgttggggtggctgtgcagggacaggggctgcacTGATCATCCCTGAGGgatccagctcaggatattctgattctgtgatactCTGCTACAAAAAGATAATATCCAGGTAGTTCTTAGAGCTTGAATTAGCAGCAGTGTGAGTGTGACTCTGTGCCCAGCCTCTGGACCCACTGAAGCAGGTATGTGAAAAAcgtgtattttatgattggcttttttgcaaatattcaaatgaatgttatatgtgttgtgttagaaagtgatgctgtatgaattctcttaagtagtgtgtgttaaatatagtttataggttataacaaaatgttaaaatagaaactatgatATGTgggatacttttttttaaagaaaggactcacactgagatagcagccacaggacacctgaatctttcagagaaagggaatttattGCTAGATTATCAGGAGAAACAAACTTCTTTCTGCCTTGCTCAGCCAGGATGACAccgttaggattcagaggaagaagttgacactgaccagagagaatcctgtatttgaatggaatttatgcatcatgtatggGGTGTATAAATATacaacaggctgttgtttttaagggttaatcctctgttaatgtgggtcctttttcaggttTGTGCTGCgcagaaaaaggtacccggactgtcggtaactctttgtttctattttaaaagtttaatggtaataaaatggttatttaAAATAGTAATAGAGTAATAATAACTTagacaatttggattaggacaatatgagacaatagaaacaaagagttaccgacagtccgggtacctttttctgcGCAGCACAAacccgaaaaaggacccacattaacagaggattaacccttaaaaacaataacctgttgtATATTaatacatctcatacatgatgcataaattccattcaaatacaggattctctctggtcagtgtcaacttcttcctctgaatcctaaccgagcgaggtgggaagaagtttgtttcttctgataagagggcaataaattctctttctctgaaagatttaggtgtcctgtggctgctgtctcgctgtgagtcctttctttaaaaattatcttaCATAacatcgtttctattttaacattttgttataacctaaaacaatatttaccacactacttaagagaattaatacagcataactttctgacacaacacatataatattcatttgaatatttgcgaaaagccaatcataaaattCGCATTTTTCACAGGCACCATCCCCGAGCAGGGCCCGGCTGGGCCGCGGGGCAGCCAGGCCGCGTTGCCATGGCGACGGCTCCTCCTCCTTCCCGGCGTACCCTGCGTCCGCACGTGACTTCACACCCGGAAGTGTTGCCATGGCGGCGGGCGCGCTCTGGGGGCTCGTGGCCGCGCTGGAGACGCACCGGGGCCGCGACCGGGCGGTGAGTGAGGAGGGGAGGAGCGGTCTGAGCCCGCCGGTACCGGGCGGTGAGTGAGGAGGGGTCTGCGCCCCCCGGTACCGGGCGGGGAGTGAGGGCTTTGAGCCCCCCAGTACCGGGCTGTGAGTGGGGTCTGAGCCCTCCGGTACCGGGCGGTGAACGACAGGACCTTAGCGACCCACCTTTACCGGGAATGAAGCACCTGAGGGATTCCTAAGTGCTGGTGGTGGAAAGGAACGAGAGAAGGCGGAGGGGGCACAAACAATCCAAGTTTTACCGGTAAATGACGGAATGTAAACGGGAATGGGAGTCCCGAAGCACAGGACaatgggaagagaaaggaaaggaaagggaacgggaaaaggaaaaggaaaagaaagatagATGGATGAGCAGCCCCGGTTCCAGCACCGCCGTTCCCGCAGGTCCGGGCTCTGTCCTACGGCTGCCAGCTGgcgggggcagcgctgcccggccccggggggCTGCCCGGGGGGCTCCTGGCCgcctctgcccagctcagctcctgccgCACCGCCCTGCGCCTCTTCGACGACCTGGCCATGCTCCGGCACAGCTGCAGCTACGGGCTGGGCCCCCAGGTGAGAACGGCTCCGGTGCTCCCGGGTGGCCCCGGTGCTCCGGGCAGCCCCCGTGCCCCATGTGCCGCTCTGTGCCGATCCCGCAGGGTGAGGACGCGCTGGTGCGGGGGCTCTCGGTGCTTTCCAACGTGGCCAACCAGCTGTACTACCCCTGCGAGCACCTGGCCTGGGCCGCCGATGTCGGCATCGTCCGAGCCGCCTCCCAGCGGTGGTGGACACGGAGCACGgcgctgtggggctgtgccctgctcctgggcatcCTGCGGTACGGGATGGGCACCagggggctgtgccctgctcctgggcatcCTGCGGTACGGGATGGGCACCTGGGGGtgatcctgccctgctcctgggcacccTGCAGTACAACATGGGCACCTGGGGGtgatcctgccctgctcctgggcacccTGCGGTACGGGATGGGCactgggggctgtgcctgctcctgggCACCCTGCGGTACAACATGGCCAcctgggggctgtgcctgcacctGGGCATCCTGCAGTACAATATGGGCACCagggggctgtgccctgctcctgggcatcCTGCAGTACAACATTGGCACC includes these proteins:
- the PEX11G gene encoding peroxisomal membrane protein 11C isoform X5, with protein sequence MAAGALWGLVAALETHRGRDRAVRALSYGCQLAGAALPGPGGLPGGLLAASAQLSSCRTALRLFDDLAMLRHSCSYGLGPQGEDALVRGLSVLSNVANQLYYPCEHLAWAADVGIVRAASQRWWTRSTALWGCALLLGILRYGMGTRGLCPAPGHPAIPENFVPVKKKTEPAQVQHFTSEAAEAESPGEG
- the PEX11G gene encoding peroxisomal membrane protein 11C isoform X6, whose product is MAAGALWGLVAALETHRGRDRAVRALSYGCQLAGAALPGPGGLPGGLLAASAQLSSCRTALRLFDDLAMLRHSCSYGLGPQGEDALVRGLSVLSNVANQLYYPCEHLAWAADVGIVRAASQRWWTRSTALWGCALLLGILRYGMGTRGLCPAPGHPAIPENFVPVKKKTEPAQVHFTSEAAEAESPGEG
- the PEX11G gene encoding peroxisomal membrane protein 11C isoform X4; its protein translation is MAAGALWGLVAALETHRGRDRAVRALSYGCQLAGAALPGPGGLPGGLLAASAQLSSCRTALRLFDDLAMLRHSCSYGLGPQGEDALVRGLSVLSNVANQLYYPCEHLAWAADVGIVRAASQRWWTRSTALWGCALLLGILRSLRILFQLRRKLSQHKCTSPQRQQKLRAQVKAEVLSILMDTADLCNAIHWLPPGFLWAGRFPPWLVGLLGTISSLIGIYQASRGANSEAA
- the PEX11G gene encoding peroxisomal membrane protein 11C isoform X1 — encoded protein: MDEQPRFQHRRSRRSGLCPTAASWRGQRCPAPGGCPGGSWPPLPSSAPAAPPCASSTTWPCSGTAAATGWAPRVRTRWCGGSRCFPTWPTSCTTPASTWPGPPMSASSEPPPSGGGHGARRCGAVPCSWASCGTGWAPGGCALLLGILRSLRILFQLRRKLSQHKCSTSPQRQQKLRAQVKAEVLSILMDTADLCNAIHWLPPGFLWAGRFPPWLVGLLGTISSLIGIYQASRGANSEAA
- the PEX11G gene encoding peroxisomal membrane protein 11C isoform X3 — protein: MAAGALWGLVAALETHRGRDRAVRALSYGCQLAGAALPGPGGLPGGLLAASAQLSSCRTALRLFDDLAMLRHSCSYGLGPQGEDALVRGLSVLSNVANQLYYPCEHLAWAADVGIVRAASQRWWTRSTALWGCALLLGILRSLRILFQLRRKLSQHKCSTSPQRQQKLRAQVKAEVLSILMDTADLCNAIHWLPPGFLWAGRFPPWLVGLLGTISSLIGIYQASRGANSEAA
- the PEX11G gene encoding peroxisomal membrane protein 11C isoform X2, encoding MDEQPRFQHRRSRRSGLCPTAASWRGQRCPAPGGCPGGSWPPLPSSAPAAPPCASSTTWPCSGTAAATGWAPRVRTRWCGGSRCFPTWPTSCTTPASTWPGPPMSASSEPPPSGGGHGARRCGAVPCSWASCGTGWAPGGCALLLGILRSLRILFQLRRKLSQHKCTSPQRQQKLRAQVKAEVLSILMDTADLCNAIHWLPPGFLWAGRFPPWLVGLLGTISSLIGIYQASRGANSEAA